One part of the Peromyscus leucopus breed LL Stock chromosome 19, UCI_PerLeu_2.1, whole genome shotgun sequence genome encodes these proteins:
- the Syt4 gene encoding synaptotagmin-4, which produces MAPITTSRVEFDEIPTIVGIFSAFGLVFTVSLFAWICCQRRSSKSNKTPPYKFVHVLKGVDIYPENLSSKKKFGGDDKNEVKNKPAVPKISLHLDLEKRDLNGNFPKTNLKAGNPSDLENVTPKLFTEREKEAISPESLKSSTSLTSEEKQEKLGTLCLSLEYNFEKKAFVVNIKEAQGLPAMDEQSMTSDPYIKMTILPEKKHKVKTRVLRKTLDPVFDETFTFYGIPYPHIQELSLHLTVLSFDRFSRDDIIGEVLIPLSGIELSDGKMLMNREIIKRNAKKSSGRGELLVSLCYQSTTNTLTVVVLKARHLPKSDVSGLSDPYVKVNLYHAKKRISKKKTHVKKCTPNAVFNELFVFDIPCESLEEISVEFLVLDSERGSRNEVIGRLVLGATAEGSGGGHWKEICDFPRRQIAKWHVLCDG; this is translated from the exons ATGGCTCCTATCACGACCAGCCGCGTGGAATTCG ATGAAATTCCCACAATAGTGGGGATCTTCAGTGCATTTGGCCTTGTCttcactgtctctctctttgcttgGATCTGCTGCCAGAGAAGATCATCTAAGTCCAACAAGACTCCTCCATATAAATTTGTGCATGTGCTGAAAGGAGTTGATATCTACCCTGAAAACCTAAGTAGCAAAAAGAAATTCGGAGGAGATGACAAAAATGAAGTTAAGAATAAACCAGCTGTGCCAAAAATTTCATTGCATCTTGATCTGGAGAAGCGAGATCTCAATGGCAATTTCCCCAAAACCAACCTCAAAGCTGGCAACCCTTCTGATCTAGAGAACGTGACCCCAAAGCTCtttacagagagagaaaaggaggccaTTTCCCCCGAGAGCTTGAAGTCTAGTACTTCCCTCACTTCggaagagaagcaggagaagcTGGGGACACTCTGCTTGTCCCTAGAGTACAACTTTGAGAAGAAAGCATTTGTGGTGAACATCAAGGAAGCCCAGGGCTTACCAGCCATGGATGAGCAATCCATGACCTCTGACCCATACAtcaaaatgaccatcctaccagaGAAGAAGCATAAAGTGAAAACCAGAGtgctgaggaagacactggaccCTGTTTTTGATGAAACCTTCACCTTCTATGGGATTCCTTATCCCCACATCCAAGAGTTGTCCTTGCACCTCACAGTTCTGAGTTTTGACAGGTTTTCAAGAGATGATATCATTGGAGAAGTCCTGATTCCTCTTTCGGGGATCGAATTATCGGATGGAAAAATGTTAATGAATAGAGAGATCATCAAGAGAAATGCTAAG aagTCTTCTGGACGGGGTGAACTTCTGGTCTCTCTCTGTTATCAGTCCACTACAAACACGCTCACTGTGGTTGTCTTAAAGGCACGGCACCTGCCGAAGTCTGATGTGTCTGGGCTTTCAG ATCCCTACGTCAAAGTGAACCTGTACCACGCCAAGAAGAGAATCTCTAAAAAGAAGACTCACGTTAAAAAATGCACTCCCAATGCAGTGTTCAATGAACTGTTTGTCTTTGATATTCCTTGTGAGAGTCTTGAAGAAATAAGCGTTGAATTTTTAGTTTTGGATTCTGAAAGGGGGTCCCGAAACGAGGTGATTGGGCGGTTGGTCCTGGGTGCCACAGCAGAAGGAAGCGGTGGGGGGCACTGGAAGGAGATCTGTGACTTTCCCAGGAGACAAATTGCTAAGTGGCATGTGCTCTGTGATGGGTAG